Genomic segment of Kibdelosporangium phytohabitans:
CCAGAACCTTCCGCACAGCATGGAGTTCGGCCTGCGCCAGCTGAGCACCCACGCAATAGTGGGCACCCGCGCCGAATGTCAGTCCCAGACCCGCGAGGTCCACCAGAATCGGAGCTCGGGCAGGCAGTCGCGTTCCGGCGAGCTCCATCTCCCCCGCCGTGAACCGCCACAGGCTGAAGGGTGCGGGCGGGTTCTCCCGCAACGTTTCCGCCACCGGGTCGTCGCTCGGGGTTCCGAGCATCCGGGCTACCACGTAGCCGATTGCCGCGTCCGTGGTCACCTGGCTGGCCAGGATCAGGCCGAACAAGTGGTAGCGCAGTTCGTCCTCGGGTGTACCGGCCAGGCGTTCGCGGAGTTCCGCTGCCAGGCCGTTTTCCTGCGCGGTCGCTGCTATGTCCATCAGTGTTTCGATTGCGGCGACCTGGTCGACGTCCATGTGCCTGCAGGCGTCCACGGCCTTGCTGACGTTCTCCGGCGGGATGGCCATCATGTCCAGCAGGACTGCGAGCGGGAAGCGGACCGTGAAGTCCGCCATCAGGTCGACGGCACCTTCGCCCAGGCCCATCAGCATTTCGTGGGCGAGTTCCTCGATCCGGTCCTGCCGCTCACGGATCCGCTTGCCGGTCAGCAGCGGCGCCTGGACCCGGCGCAGTGCGGTGTGCGCCGGGCCGTCCAATGTGGTCAACGAGGGCCGGAGGGCCGCCGGTGGTTCCAGGCCCGCGACCATCGGGTCCCAGTCCTCCGGCGCCATCGCCGGGTCTTTCACGATCCGCGGATCGGCCATCACCTGTTTGACCAGGTCACCGTCGGTCACGATCCACACCTGGCCGCCCGCGGGCGCGTCAACCGCCACCAGCGGACCGGCCGCGCGCAACGCCTCCGGGACCGGATTGGGCTCCGTCATCCCGCGCGTGGCCGCCGTGAAGGGATCAATCATCCGTTCAACCTTCCCCAGAAAGTAACTTCACCATGAAGCTATCACCCGGGGAAGGTACCTTGTCAACACAGCACGAGCTTGGTTGAAGGTGGAGGTAGGGCAGCCAAGTGGCGATGACGCACGCCGAAAACCCCGAACCCCGCCCACTGCGCCCGCACTCGGCGCAAGGCGAGGTCAGCGAGCACGCCCTGAAGATCCTCGACGGGCTGCGGGCGTTCGGCGCGGACTACACCGACATCACGAACAAGTTCGCCGCCTGGCTCGGTCTGCATTCGACCGAGGCGGCCGCACTCGTGGAGATCCTGCACGCCGAAGACAGCGGGACGCCGCTGTCCCCCACGCAGCTGAGCACGCGGCTCTCACTGACCACGGGCGCGACGACGAACCTGCTCAACCGCCTTGAGCGACTCGGTCACATCGTGCGTACACGTGAACACGCTGACCGGCGCAAAGTGACCGTCCGGGCCAGCCCGCAGATCGAAGAGCCCGCGCGGGAGTTCTTCGAGCCGTTCAACACACGGCTGGGTGACCTGGTCAGCCGGTACTCACCGGAAGAACTGGCGCGGTTCGAGGACCTTCTCGACGGCCTGCGGTCGACGCTGCGCTCGCTCTAGAGCATCCAGGCGACCGCGCCGCCGACCGCCAGCACAGCGAGCGCGCCGAGCAGCACGGCGAAGACCTTCGCCGTCTTCCACGCCGCGTAGACACCGCCGAGCAGGAACCCGGCCAGGATCATCAAGCCGATGATCGGCACTTCCTTGGGCACTACAGCACACCCTTCGTCGACGGGACCCCGCTCACCCTAGGGTCTGGCTCGACGGCGGCGCGCAGCGCCCTCGCCACGGCTTTGAACTCCGCCTCGGTGATGTGGTGCGGGTCGCGGCCGTGGATCACGCGGACGTGCAGCGCGATCTGGGCGTGGAAGGCCAGCGAGTCGAACACGTGCCGGTTGAGCACGAACGGGTAGTTGTTGCCGATCGTGAACGCGTTGAACTGCTCGGGTTCGCCGACGTGCACGCAGAACGGGCGGCCGGAAACGTCCACCGCGGCGTGCGCCAGCGTCTCGTCCATCGGGATCCACGCGTCGCCGAAACGGCGGATGCCCGCCTTGTCGCCGAGTGCTTCCCTGATCGCCTGGCCCAGCACGATCGCCACGTCCTCGACCGTGTGGTGCGCGTCGATCTCGACGTCCCCGGTCGCGCGGGCGACCAGGTCGAACGAGCCGTGCGCGCCGAACGCGGTCAGCATGTGGTCGTAGAACGGCACGCCGGTGCCGATGTCGAGTTTGCCTGAGCCGTCCAGGTCGATCTCGACGCGCACGGACGACTCTTTGGTGCTCCGCTCGACCTTGCCGATCCGGTTCATGAGGCGATGATCTCCTTGCTGGCGGCCAGGAACGCGTCGTTCTCGTCCGGTGTGCCGATGGTGACGCGCAGGTGCCCGGCGATGCCTACGTCCCTGACCAGCACGCCGCGATCCAAGTAGGACTGCCACGCGCCGGGACCGAACGGTCCGAAGAGGACGAAGTTGGCGTCGCTGTGCACCGGCGAGTACCCCATCCCGGCGAGGGATTCGACGACCCGGTCGCGTTCGGCGGCGAGTTTGGCGACCGACGCCAGTGTGGCGCCGGCGTGCCGCAGCGCGGCCCGCGCGGCGGCCTGGGTGAGCAGTGAGAGGTGGTACGGCAGCCGGACCAGCTGCAACGCGTCGACCACGGCGGGCGCGGCGATCAGATAGCCCAGCCGTCCCCCGGCGAACGCGAACGCCTTGCTCATCGTCCGGCACACGACCATCTTGTGGCCGAAGTCGTCCAGCAGGGACACCGCGCTCGGCTGAGCCGAGAACTCGGCGTAGGCCTCGTCGACCACGACGATCCCCGGCGCGGCGTCGATCAGCACCCGCAGGTCCGCCAACGGGATCGCCTGCCCGGTCGGGTTGTTCGGGCTGGTCACGAACGTGACGTCCGGGCGCTTCGCGCGAACGATCCCGACCGCCTGCACCGCGTCCAGCGAGAAGTCGGCACGCCGGGGCGCGGGCACCCACTCGGTCTTGGTGCCGGCGGAGATGATCGGGTGCATCGAGTACGACGGCTCGAACCCGACCGCGGCCCGTCCAGGGCCGCCGAACGCCTGCAGGATCTGCTGCAGGATCTCGTTGGACCCGTTGGCAGCCCACAGGTTCGCTGACGTGACCGGGTAGCCCGTGCTTGTGCTGATGTACGCGGCCAGGTCCTCGCGCAACGCGACCGCGTCCCGGTCCGGGTAGCGGTGCAGCTGACGCGCGACCTCCTCGACGGCCGCGGTCACGTCCGCCACCAGCTCCGGCGGCGGCGGGTACGGGTTCTCGTTGGTGTTCAACCGGACCGGCACGTCGAGCTGCGGCGCGCCGTACGGTGTGCGGCCGCGCAGGTCTTCGCGCAGCGGCAGGTCTTCCAGCTTGACGTCTTTCATCGCTTCTCGAATCTCGCGGCGACGGCCTGGCCGTGCGCGGGGAGGTCTTCGGCATCGGCGAGTGCGATCACCTTGTCGGCGACCTCGCGCAGGGCGTCCTCGGAGTAGTCCACGACGTGGATGCCCCGCAGGAATGTCTGCACTGACAAGCCGGAAGAATGTCGCGCGCAGCCGCCCGTCGGCAGCACGTGGTTCGACCCCGCGCAGTAATCCCCAAGCGACACAGGCGAATACGCGCCGATGAAGATGGCGCCCGCACTGCGGACACGCGCCGCGACCTCGCGGGCGCCGGCCGTCTGGATCTCCAGGTGCTCGGCCGCGTACGAGTCGACGACCTTCAGCCCGGTGTCCACATCAGACACCAGGACGCAGCCGGACTGCTTGCCGGACAACGCGGTGGTCACCCGCTCGTCGTGCTTGGTCGCCGCGACCTGGCGGCGCAGCTCGGCGTCCACCTGGTCGGCGAGGTCGTCGGACGTGGTTACCAGGACGCTGGCGGCGAGCGGGTCGTGCTCGGCCTGGCTGATCAGGTCCGCGGCCACGTGCGCCGGGTCGGCGGTGTCGTCCGCCAGGATCGCGATCTCGGTCGGGCCGGCCTCGGAGTCGATGCCGATCAAGCCGCGGAGCAAACGCTTGGCCGCGGTCAGGTAGATGTTGCCCGGACCGGTCACCATGTCCACCGGCGCCAGTTCAGCACCGTCGGTGTCCGTGCCGCCGTAGGCCAGTAGCGCCACCGCCTGCGCGCCACCGACGCCCCAGACCTCTTCCACGCCCAGCAGGGCACACGCCGCGAGCACGGTCGGGTGCGGCAGGCCGCCGAAGTTCTTCTGCGGCGGCGAGCACACCACAAGCGACTCGACACCCGCAGTCTGCGCAGGCACGACGTTCATGACCACACTGGACGGATAGACCGCCAAGCCACCCGGCGCGTACAGGCCTACACGCTGCACAGGGACCCAACGCTCGGTGACCGTCCCCCCTGGGACGACCTGCGTCGTGGTGTCCGTACGGCGCTGGTCGGCGTGCACCTTGCGAGCCCGCTCGATGGTCTCCAGCAGCGCTTCCCGCACCTTGGGATCGAGTTCCCGCTCGGCGGTGGCCAGGTCCTCGGCCGACACCCGGACGGCAGCGGGCCGCACGCCGTCGAACTGCTCGGTGAACTCCAGCACGGCCTCGACACCGCGATGATGGACCGCCTCGACCAACGGACGGACGCGGTCGAGCACCACGTCCACATCCGTCTCAGCCCTTGGGAGGGCAGCCCGCAGTTCGGCGGACGACGGCACACGGCCACGCAGATCGATGCGGCTGAGCATGACTCAAGAGTAAAGGTCGGCTCGTCGTGGGCCGAACCTGGCGTGCATGAGGTCGACACCGAGGCCGCCGGTCAGCAGCCGCTCCTTGGCGTTGCCGAGCAGCTGGCGTGTCCACGTGGTGAAACCACCGTCCGCCAGTGACACGTCACCCGCCCTCAGCTCGAAGCACGCGTCGACGTAGTAGCCACGACCCTTCTGCCTCTCATCGTCGAAACCAACCTTGACCTGCGGAGATTCGCCTCTCAGCCGCTCGATGACACGCTCGGCGACGGCATCACGACGACTCTCGTCGAGGACCGTGACCAGCACCTGAACGTCCGCCAAATGCTCGATCAACGCAACCATCGCGCTCAGTTGTGCGCACAGACTGCCGGTTTCGAAGCGGAACGAACCTTCATCACGGCCCGCGACAGTCAACGCAAGCAGCCGGAAATGTGACGACCATCCCTGCGGAAACGGCTGGGCCCGCAGCAGCCGGTGAGACGCGCACAGACGCACCGGCTGCCGTCCCGACCTGCGAACAGCAGACTCCAACGCCAACGCGTTGGTCGAGTCAGCCATCACCTCGGAGCCCCGCGCGGTGGTGACAACCCGATTCTGGTCCGTCCCGGACAGGACGCTGACCGTGCCCAGCGGGCTTACCGGCGACAACTCGACCGGCGTGTACCCCCTGTCCCGCAGCGTCTTGAACGCGAACAGGTCATACTCGGCTTGACTGACTGGGTCCACTGTGGCCACTCCAGTGAACCGATCGCGCTTGTACTGCGCCAGAACTTGCGCCGGGGTGCGTTTGGCCGCTTGTCTCCTGTGCACGTCGAGCAGCAGGGATCGCAAGTCCGCCGGCGCGAGGTCGGCGAGCAGACCAGGCAGACCGGGTACTCCGGTTGTCCGTTCGATCCGATCGATGAGCGTCACCGTGCCGACGTTGCCAGAGACCGCTTCCGATCGCGCGCTATTTCCCGGCTGACGACGCGGAACCCGGATCGCGTCGACTTACCGGCAGCACCACCTGCCCCACACCCACCCCCACCAACCGTCCAGCCGCATCGACTGCCCAGCCATTGTGCGGAGTGGCCAGTCCACCGACTGTCCAGCCATTGCGCCCGAATGTTTGGGCCACCGACTGTCCGACGGCATCAACAGTCCGGCCGCACCGGATTGTCGGACCCCACCGGTAACCCGAAATAAGGGCAACCCCGGCGACGCGGCTTGTTGGACCTCGTCTTCATTCGCCAGTGTCGGTATTCAATCTCGCACACTCAGTATTCGGCGTTCAATCTCGCGTACTCAGTGTTCGACATTCCGACCCGACACTCAGCCCGCGCCGCCCTGTATTCAGGGTTCCGCTTTCACACTGGCGAGTAACGCCCACCCCTGCGTTCAGCATTCAACGTTCAGCCCCTTAACACCCACCGCCTGCACTCAGCGTCGCGCGTCCAGAGCCAACACACCGTCTGCATTCAGCGTTATGAGTGCAAACCCGCATCGAGCAACGCTCCACCGCCTGCATTCAGTGTTCAGCATCAGGCCCCGACACCTCGGCCCCCGCCGCTCGCCGCTCGCCCTGCATTCAGCATTCAGCATTCAGTGTTCACGTCTGACATCACACCCCCACCGGCCTGCATTCAGAGTTCAGTGTTCGGCGTTGGATGCGGTGCTTTCTTTTTCGGCGGCGGCTACCAGGTCGTCGTAGTACTTCTGCTGCGACGGGTAGTAGTCGTCAAAGCTGGGCAGCGGTTCGCCCTCGCGGGACGCGATCAGCATGTCGAGGTAGAACTCCCAGCCCGGACCCGTGCTGCCGACGATGTCGGTGCGCTCGACGTGCTGGATCAGGTTGAGCTCAGTAACCCCGGCACTGTGCGACAACCGGGCTTCCATGTGCCAGACGCCGTGCGCGTCCGGCTCGGTCGAGATGGCCAGCCTGGTCGGCGCTTCGCAAAGGTCGATGTGGATGTCCATCCACGGCTGGCCTTCTTCGTGCAGCATCTGGACTTTCGCCGTGCTGCCGGTTCCTCCTCGTCCTTCCCATGGGCCGAACCAGCGGCTGGTTCGCGACGACTCCGTCAGGCTTGCCCAGACGTCGTCGATCGGCGCTTTCAAGGTCCTGGTCAGCACCAGGTCGTAGCCCTTATCCGTCGGAACCAGTTTTCCGGTCGGGATTGGTTTCACGGTCCGCTCTCCGTTCGCGTCGGGTTCGGTAGACCTCGGTTTCCAGCGCGTCCAGTCGCTGTTCCCAGACGGCCGCGGGCATGGTCAGTTCGGCCAACCACGCCTTGAGCTCGTCGAGTGCGGTCGGGTCGAGTGCGTATACCCGTTGCCGTCCAACGGTTTCGTCACGCACCAGCCCGCTTTCCCGCAGCACGCGCAGGTGACGGCTGATCGCGGGGCGGGTGATCGCGAATCGGTCCGCGATCACCCCGGCCGGCAGCGGTCCGGCACGCAGCATCTCGAGGATCTGCCTGCGCACCGGGTCCGCTATCGCGCCCGCGACGAGGTCAACCACAGCGGAAGCGTAACCAATGGGTTACACGTCCGTCAATGCCCGGGCGAACTCGGACACCTGTTCCGGTGAGACGAAGTAGTGCGGCGAAGCCCTGACCACCGCGTCGATACCCCGGCGTGTCATGTCGTACCGAGTCGACGAGGAGTACGAGCAGGACACCGCAATCCCCTTGTCCCACAACCGGTCTCGCACTTCCTCCACGGATCGGCCCGCTTTCGTGAAGCTCACGATCCCGCTCTTGTCGCCGCCCAGGTCGTGCAGTGTCACGCCGGGAATCCCGGCCAGCAGCGACCTCGCCAGCGAGGCGTTCGCCGACACGGCGGCGGTGATCTCGGAAATCCCCAGGCGCAGGGCGTATTTGGCCGCCGCGATCAAGCCGAGGCGTTCGGCCACCCCGTACTCCCACAACTCGAACGCCCGCGCACCCTGGGCGACAGTGAAGGTGTCCGAGTCCTCCCACACGGCTGCCTTGCCGTCGATCAACCGGGGCCGCAGCCCGGTCTGGTCACGGATCACGAGCACGCCCGTGCCTCGCGGGCCGCGCAGCCATTTCCGGCCGGTTCCGGAGATCACGTCCACGCCCAGCGCGGCCGCGTCGACAGGCAACTGGCCGATCGACTGGCAGGCGTCCAGCAGCACCAGCGCGCCGACCGAGTGTGCGGCTTCCACCACCGGTTCGATCGGGTTCACCAGGCCGCCGTTGGTCGGCACGTGCACCAGCGACACCAGCCGGACGCGCGAGTCCAGCATGTCCCGCAGCGCGTCCACGTCCACGCGGCCCGACGGGTCCGACGGGATCCGTTCGATCTTGATCCCCAGGTTCAGCAGGCCCAGCGCGTTGCTGTGGTACTCGACTTCGGTGACCAGTACGCGGTCGCCGGGTGACAGGGACATCGCGTCGACAGCCGCGAGCCACGACCGTGTCGCGCTGTCGGTGAACGCCACCTCGTGGGGCTCGCAGCCGAGCAGTTCCGCGAACACCGCGTATCCCTCTTCGAGGTCTTCCGCGCGCTCGGCCGCGGCACGGTAGCCGCCTACTTCGGCTTCACGTCGTAAATGCGCCTGGACCTCGTCCAGCACCTGCCGTGGCGGCAGTGACGAGCCCGCGTTGTCGAGGAAAACCAGGTCACGGCAGCCGGGGGTGTCAGCGCGTATTGCGTCAAGGTCGATCACATAGTGCAAGCTACCTGGGTTGCCAACGGGACAGATTCCACCAAGCGCCCCAGGTGGGGTCCTGGCTGTCGGCGTCGACCACGGCCTGGTATCCGGTCCAGTTGCGGCGCAGGACGTACGTGTGCTCGAGACCGACAAGCACGACCATGGTGGGGGCTTCGATGTACGTGCGCTGCAGCTTGCGGTATTCGGCGACGCGTTGCGCCGGGTCTGTCATCGCCCTGGCCGCGTTCAGTGACGTGGTGATCTTGGGATCCGCGGACCGCATCAGCGGGTACAGGGCCAGGTCGGGGTCGAACGGGTCGCCCGAGCCGATCACCGCGGCTTCGCCCGTCGCCGCGGCGCCCACCCGTGTCTGGACCTTGACGCCTACCGCGTCCGCGTCGGCAGCGAAGGATGTGGCGAGGTCACGGGCGACCGTGTCACCGGCGGGGTATGCGAGCACGAACTGTGCCGGAACACCGTTCTTGGTGCGAATACCGTTCGAGCCGGTGACCCACCCGCCTGAGTCGAGCAGCGACTTGGCGGTCGGCACGTCGTAGGAGAACTTCGCCGTCGGCTCGTAGAACTCCGCCAGCACAGGCGACAGCGGTGTGAAGGCTTCGATGCCGTGTCCCGCAATTGGACCGTCGATCATCGACTTGCGGTTCACGGCGTAGTTCAACGCCAGCCGGATGTGCGCGTCGGCCGTAACCGCGTTGCCCACAGGCATCTGGATCGCCCGCACGGCCGCGCTGCGCTGGCGCAGGACCGCGAACACATCGGACTGCTCGAACGATTTCGCCTGTGCGGGTGGCAGTGCCGCGCTGTCCAGCTTGCCATCCTTGATCCGCTTCACCCTGGCGTCGTCGTCGGGCACGAACTCGACAGTCACCTTCGAGACCGTCGGTGCGCCGCCGAAGTAGGACGTGTTGGCGCGCAACGTCAAACTGGTGCCACGTTGCCAGTTCTCCACCTGGTACGGCCCGGTGCCGACAGGTTTCAACTCGGCCACCGGCCCGGGCTGCGCCAGCGTCTCGCTGGGCACGATCCCGAGCGCCAGCAGGTCGAGGAACGGCGCGTACGGCTGGGAGAGGTCGAACCGCACCGTGCTGCCGACCGGGACCGTCCGCGGTGGCGGCACGGCCCGGCTCGACGACGACGGCGGCACGGTTGTCGTGGTCGTCGCCGGCGGCGGTGTGACGTCCGTGATCGCTGTGATCATGCTGTAGCGGTCACGCAACGGTGAGTCGTACGCGGCATCCAGCAGCGCGCGGTATGTGGCGACGACGTCCTGGCCGTCGAACGCGCTGCCGTCGTGGAACCGCACGTCACCGCGGAGTTTCACGGTCCACGACTTCCCGTCGGGCGACGGCGTCGGCATTTCGACGGCCAGCGCCGTGCGCAGGCCCGAGTCCGCCTGGTGCTCCAGCAGGCCGTCGTACACCTGGGCGGCACCGTTTTTGCCGTATCCCGCCAACGGGTGCACGTTGGCGGGTTCGGACGGCACCGCGAGCACGAGGGCGGTGCTGTCCGTGCTGCCGGAGGCGGTCGGCGTCGGCGCTGCCGTGCAGCCGACCAGCCCGAGGACGGTACAGAGCGCGCCAGAGCTCAACAGGATTCGACTACGGGGCACACTGCGCACCCTAGCGTCCCTACGAAACGGCTGCCGCGCTTTCCACCGGAGCGAGATCCATCCCGATGTCCACGATCGGCGCGGAGTGCGTCAGGCCACCGACGGCCAGGTAGTGCACTCCTGTCTCGGCGTATGCCCGTGCGACGTCGAGCGTCAGCCCGCCGGATGCTTCGAGTTCGGTCCGGCCGCCCGCGGCTTTCGCGCGCTGGACGGCTTCGGCGCACTGGTCTGGCGTGAAGTTGTCCAGCAGGACCAGTTCGACGCCGAGGCCGAGTGCCTCGTCGAGCTGGTCGAGCGTGTCCACTTCCACCTCGCACGGCAGCTTCGGCGCGTGGGCGCGAGCGGCGGTGAACGCGGCTGTGATCGAACCGGCGGCGAGCACGTGGTTGTCCTTGATCAGCACGGCGTCGCCGAGGCCGAGCCGGTGGTTGCTGCCGCCGCCCATGCGCACGGCGTGCTTTTCCAGCAGCCGCATGCCCGGTGTGGTCTTGCGGGTGTCCCGGATCACGCAGCCGGTGCCGTCGACCGCGTCCACCCATTCGCGGGTGAGCGTGGCGACGCCGGACAGGTGCGAGACCAGGTTCAACGCTGTGCGCTCGGCCGTGAGCAGGCCCCGCAGCGAGCCGCGGACGACCAGGACGGGTTCGCCGGGCACCAGGCGTGTGCTGTCCTGAACAGCCGTCAGGATCTCCAGATCGGACAGGCGGCGGTGGAAAACACCCAGCGCGACCTCGATGCCCGCGAGCACACCGGGTTTACGCGGGGTGATCGCCGCCGTGCCGACCGCGTCGGCGGGCACTGTGGCCTCGGTGGTCACGTCCGGGCCGTAGCGGAGGTCCTCGGCGAGCGCGCGGTCCACGACGCCCAGTGCCTCGGCTGTCTCCTGTTCGTTCACGCCGCGCTCCTCAGTGGGGTCGGTGCGGCCAGCACGGGCTGACCGGACGGGTTGAGCCGGACCGCGAGGCTGTGCTGCCACGCCGGGTCGGTGTCGGGGTAGTCGGTTCGCACGTGGCAGCCGCGGCTTTCGGTACGCGCCGACGCCGCCGCGATCAGTGCCCGTGCGACCAATGTCAGCGCCGCGTCCTCGACGCGTTGCTTCGTCTTGAGCAGTGTGTCCACAGCGGACACGTCGAGTACCGAGCCGACGACCGCGAGGCCTTCGGCGTCCCGGCCGATCCCGGCGTACCGGCTCATCACGCGCTGCAGCACGTCCCGGTCGGCGACCGGGGCCGTCGGCAGCGGCGCCTTGCCGGCCGCGCGCGGGTCGGCCAGCAGGCACGCCGCGATGTCCGCCGCGATCGCCCGTGCCGCACGGGCACCGACGACGAGTCCTTCGAGCAAACTGTTGGACGCCAGCCGGTTGGCGCCGTGCAGGCCGGTCCTGGCGACCTCACCGACAGCGTAGAGCCCGATGACACCGGTCCGTCCATCTACTGTGGACGCGACGCCGCCGCACGCGAAGTGCGCGGCGGGCGAGACCGGGATCGGGTCGGCCGACGGGTCCACGCCGATCGACCGGCACGCCGCCAGCACGGTGGGGAAGCGCCGCCGGAACAGCTCGGCGTCCAGATGGGTTGCGTCGAGGTAGACGTGGTCGCCCACCCCGCCCGGTTCTGTCGCCATGCGGCGGGTGATCGCCGCGGACACCACGTCACGCGGCGCGAGGTCCTCCAGCGGATGCACGCCCTTCATCACGCGCTCGCCCAGCGCGTCGACGAGGACCGCGCCTTCCCCACGTACAGCCTCGGTCACCAGTGGGCACCGGCCGCGCGCACCCGGGCCCGTGTACAGGACGGTCGGGTGGAACTGCACGAACTCAACGTCCGCGGCCGGGGCACCGGCCCGCAGCGCCAATGCCAGGCCGTCGGCCGTCGCCACTTCGGGATTCGACGTCGCCTGGTACAGCTGGCCCAGGCCACCGGTGGCCAGCAGTACCGCGGGCGCGCTCACGACGCCCGGCACGCCGTTGGGGTCAAGGACGAGCAGGCCGACGACCGCGCCGGTCGCGGTGCGGACCGTGTCGACCGCGATGTGGTTGTCCAGCAACGGCACACGGCCGTCCTGCGCCGCGGACAGCAGTGCACGCTCGATCTCCGCGCCCGTCGCGTCGCCTCCGGCGTGCACGACGCGGAACGCGCTGTGGCCGCCTTCCCTGGTCCGGGCCAGTTTCCCGTCCGTACCGGGGTCGAAGACAGCGCCGAGCGCGCGCAGGCGCGTCACGGCGTCCGCACCGTCGGCCAGGATCGCGGCCACCGCGTCGTCCGCGCAGAGGCCGGCGCCTGCCACCAGCGTGTCGTCGATGTGCGCGGCGACGGAGTCGCCTTCGTCGTGCTCGCCCGGCAGGACGACGGCGACGCCGCCCTGTGCCCAGCGCGTGTTGCCCGCACTGGCTGCCGCCTTGGTGATGACCAGGACCCGGAGGCCGAGGTCACGGGCCTCCAGTGCGGCGGTCAGCCCGGCGACGCCGGTCCCGGCCACGATGACGTCGGCGCGAGCCTCCCAGCGGGGGCTCATTCCCCACCGCCGGGCTGGCCGATCTCGATCATCCGCTGCACCGAGGCGCGCGCACGGGCGGCCGTGTCGAGGTCGACGTGCACCTCGTCCTTGTTCTCCCGCAGACTGCGCAGCAGCGCGGCCGGGGTGATCATCTTCATGTAGCGGCACGAGGCCCGGTCGTTGACCGCGCGGAAGTCGATCTCCGGTGCGGCCCTGCGCAGCTGGTGCAGCATCCCGATCTCGGTGGCCACCAGTACCGAGGTCGCGTTGGTCGCCTTGGCTTCCTTGACCATGTCGCCGGTCGACAGGATCTTGACCTGCTCCGGCGGCACGATCCCCTCACCGGCCAGGTACAGCGCGGAGGTGGCGCAGCCGCACTCCGGGTGCACGAACAGGTCCGCCGTCGGGTTCGCCGCCGCCCGCTCGGCCAGTTCGGGGCCGTTGATCGCGGCGTGCACGTGGCACTCGCCGGCCCAGATGTGGATGTTGTCGCGGCCGGTGACGCGCTTGACGTGGGCGCCGAGGAACTGGTCCGGGCAGAACAGCACCTCCTTGTCGGCCGGGATCGAGGCGACCACGTCGACCGCGTTGGACGAGGTGCAGCAGATGTCGGTCTCCGCCTTCACCTCGGCGGTGGTGTTCACATAGGACACGACGACCGCGCCGGGGTGTTGTGCCTTCCACTCCCGCAGGTCCGCGCCGGTGATCGAGTCGGCGAGGGAGCACCCCGCGCGCTCGTCCGGGATCAGCACGGTCTTGGACGGCGCGAGGATCTTGGCTGTCTCGGCCATGAAGTGCACGCCGCAGAACACGATCGTGGACGCGTCGCTTTCGGCGGCGATCCGCGACAGCGCCAGCGAGTCACCAGTAAAGTCCGCGATGTCCTGGATCTCGGGAAGCTGGTAGTTGTGCGCGAGCAGGACGGCGTCGCGCTGCTCGACCAAGCGCCGTACTTCGTCCCGCCAAGCCGCGTCCGGCTCGACCCCGCTGTAAGGAGTCAGTGTTGCCGTCATCAGGTCCTCCTAGCTCAGGGTTTCCAGTCCCGAGGTTTTCGCCTAAGGATCGAAAACATGCCTGATGCTACCACCGCGCCACCCCTGCTCGGCCATGAGGTTTTGGCCGCGGTCCTGCAAGTGAGAGACGGATCACTCCAGGTCCTGCTGTGGGAAAGGGCCCAGGAGCCCGATGTGCACCGCTGGGCGCTGCCCGGCGGCATGCTCCGCCTCGACGAGGACATCGAGCACTCGATCCGGCGCCAGCTGAAGGAAAAAGTCGATGTGAGACAAC
This window contains:
- a CDS encoding histidinol-phosphate transaminase gives rise to the protein MKDVKLEDLPLREDLRGRTPYGAPQLDVPVRLNTNENPYPPPPELVADVTAAVEEVARQLHRYPDRDAVALREDLAAYISTSTGYPVTSANLWAANGSNEILQQILQAFGGPGRAAVGFEPSYSMHPIISAGTKTEWVPAPRRADFSLDAVQAVGIVRAKRPDVTFVTSPNNPTGQAIPLADLRVLIDAAPGIVVVDEAYAEFSAQPSAVSLLDDFGHKMVVCRTMSKAFAFAGGRLGYLIAAPAVVDALQLVRLPYHLSLLTQAAARAALRHAGATLASVAKLAAERDRVVESLAGMGYSPVHSDANFVLFGPFGPGAWQSYLDRGVLVRDVGIAGHLRVTIGTPDENDAFLAASKEIIAS
- the hisD gene encoding histidinol dehydrogenase, which encodes MLSRIDLRGRVPSSAELRAALPRAETDVDVVLDRVRPLVEAVHHRGVEAVLEFTEQFDGVRPAAVRVSAEDLATAERELDPKVREALLETIERARKVHADQRRTDTTTQVVPGGTVTERWVPVQRVGLYAPGGLAVYPSSVVMNVVPAQTAGVESLVVCSPPQKNFGGLPHPTVLAACALLGVEEVWGVGGAQAVALLAYGGTDTDGAELAPVDMVTGPGNIYLTAAKRLLRGLIGIDSEAGPTEIAILADDTADPAHVAADLISQAEHDPLAASVLVTTSDDLADQVDAELRRQVAATKHDERVTTALSGKQSGCVLVSDVDTGLKVVDSYAAEHLEIQTAGAREVAARVRSAGAIFIGAYSPVSLGDYCAGSNHVLPTGGCARHSSGLSVQTFLRGIHVVDYSEDALREVADKVIALADAEDLPAHGQAVAARFEKR
- a CDS encoding cytochrome P450, which gives rise to MIDPFTAATRGMTEPNPVPEALRAAGPLVAVDAPAGGQVWIVTDGDLVKQVMADPRIVKDPAMAPEDWDPMVAGLEPPAALRPSLTTLDGPAHTALRRVQAPLLTGKRIRERQDRIEELAHEMLMGLGEGAVDLMADFTVRFPLAVLLDMMAIPPENVSKAVDACRHMDVDQVAAIETLMDIAATAQENGLAAELRERLAGTPEDELRYHLFGLILASQVTTDAAIGYVVARMLGTPSDDPVAETLRENPPAPFSLWRFTAGEMELAGTRLPARAPILVDLAGLGLTFGAGAHYCVGAQLAQAELHAVRKVLARDFPSARLTVPYEELMQVVLGGIAGTRLKELPVVLR
- a CDS encoding SRPBCC family protein; translation: MKPIPTGKLVPTDKGYDLVLTRTLKAPIDDVWASLTESSRTSRWFGPWEGRGGTGSTAKVQMLHEEGQPWMDIHIDLCEAPTRLAISTEPDAHGVWHMEARLSHSAGVTELNLIQHVERTDIVGSTGPGWEFYLDMLIASREGEPLPSFDDYYPSQQKYYDDLVAAAEKESTASNAEH
- the hisB gene encoding imidazoleglycerol-phosphate dehydratase HisB, which encodes MNRIGKVERSTKESSVRVEIDLDGSGKLDIGTGVPFYDHMLTAFGAHGSFDLVARATGDVEIDAHHTVEDVAIVLGQAIREALGDKAGIRRFGDAWIPMDETLAHAAVDVSGRPFCVHVGEPEQFNAFTIGNNYPFVLNRHVFDSLAFHAQIALHVRVIHGRDPHHITEAEFKAVARALRAAVEPDPRVSGVPSTKGVL
- a CDS encoding metalloregulator ArsR/SmtB family transcription factor; protein product: MVDLVAGAIADPVRRQILEMLRAGPLPAGVIADRFAITRPAISRHLRVLRESGLVRDETVGRQRVYALDPTALDELKAWLAELTMPAAVWEQRLDALETEVYRTRRERRADRETNPDRKTGSDG
- a CDS encoding MarR family winged helix-turn-helix transcriptional regulator — translated: MTHAENPEPRPLRPHSAQGEVSEHALKILDGLRAFGADYTDITNKFAAWLGLHSTEAAALVEILHAEDSGTPLSPTQLSTRLSLTTGATTNLLNRLERLGHIVRTREHADRRKVTVRASPQIEEPAREFFEPFNTRLGDLVSRYSPEELARFEDLLDGLRSTLRSL